The Gammaproteobacteria bacterium genome has a segment encoding these proteins:
- a CDS encoding isoaspartyl peptidase/L-asparaginase, with the protein MAGAADAGFALALHGGASDLLTLSDSGRGRFATAAGDLLGAILAAGREALARGVAALDVVEAAVRAMEDSGVLNAGRGSTRNRDGEVQTDAAIMDGRTLRAGGVAAVRQLRNPVSAARLVMERSTHVLLAGADAERFATDLGAARVGADYFRLADAEHSPGDSDTVGAVARDRAGNLAAATSTGGIHGKLPGRVGDSPVIGAGTYADNASVAVSCTGQGEFFMRLVLAHELAALLRHRGLGLAEAASRAIGETLTRAGGRGGLIAVSSSGEVALQQNTAFMPRGFVTATASPVVLFGRDRNTGRD; encoded by the coding sequence GTGGCGGGCGCTGCCGATGCGGGCTTCGCGCTCGCGTTGCACGGCGGCGCTTCGGACCTGCTCACGCTGAGCGATTCCGGGCGCGGCCGTTTCGCCACGGCAGCGGGCGACCTGCTCGGTGCAATCCTCGCCGCCGGGCGCGAGGCGCTCGCACGCGGCGTGGCGGCGCTCGACGTGGTCGAGGCGGCGGTGCGCGCCATGGAGGATTCCGGTGTACTCAATGCCGGGCGCGGCTCGACGCGCAACCGTGACGGTGAGGTGCAGACCGACGCGGCGATCATGGACGGGCGGACGCTGCGCGCGGGTGGCGTGGCCGCCGTCCGGCAATTGCGCAACCCGGTGTCCGCGGCGCGCCTGGTGATGGAGCGCTCCACGCACGTGCTGCTCGCAGGCGCCGATGCGGAGCGCTTCGCCACGGACCTCGGCGCAGCACGGGTCGGTGCGGACTATTTCCGCCTGGCCGATGCCGAGCACTCGCCCGGCGATTCCGACACCGTGGGCGCAGTCGCGCGCGACCGCGCGGGGAACCTCGCGGCCGCCACATCGACCGGCGGTATCCACGGCAAGCTGCCCGGCCGCGTCGGCGACTCTCCGGTGATCGGCGCGGGAACCTACGCCGACAACGCCTCGGTTGCGGTGTCCTGCACCGGGCAGGGAGAGTTCTTCATGCGCCTGGTACTGGCGCACGAACTCGCGGCGCTGCTCCGCCACCGGGGGCTCGGGCTTGCCGAAGCGGCGAGTCGGGCGATCGGCGAGACGCTCACGCGCGCCGGCGGTCGCGGCGGGCTCATCGCGGTGTCGTCATCCGGCGAGGTGGCGCTGCAACAGAACACCGCGTTCATGCCGCGCGGCTTCGTCACCGCTACTGCGTCGCCGGTGGTGCTGTTCGGCCGGGACCGCAATACGGGTCGCGACTGA
- a CDS encoding MFS transporter → MEAKERNKVLVLLFAGVLMGALDIAIVGPALPAIQEEFAVGSRQMAWVFNIYVLFSLVSTPLMAKLSDRFGRRSIYILDVALFGAGSLMVALADSYAVLLAGRAVQAIGAGGILPVAAAVIGDTFPVEKRGGALGLIGAVFGMAFLIGPILAGFILKFASWHWLFLINLPIGLLLILAAARMLPSTRPAERKPFDLAGVLVLSVLLSALAYGVTALDPTRPLLGLMEPGIGGYLLVAFVLAPVFWRLENKAADPVLQPRLFRSRQMVIAGILATGTGMAETSGVFLPSMAVTGLGMTPSQASFWMIPTVIALMIGSPLAGRLLDRIGSKVIVQAGLLLTAIGFYLFAYVGTHMVWFVVGQLLSGLGLAALLGAPLRYVVLSEAPVEQRGAAQGLLVVVLSIGQLSGAALVGAIASAVSVDRPEGFQQGFLVIGVVMSLTVLLAFGLKNRAAERATANATAG, encoded by the coding sequence ATGGAAGCAAAAGAACGCAACAAGGTCCTGGTGCTGCTCTTCGCGGGCGTCCTCATGGGGGCGCTCGACATCGCCATCGTGGGCCCGGCGCTGCCCGCCATCCAGGAGGAGTTCGCCGTCGGCAGCCGCCAGATGGCCTGGGTATTCAACATCTACGTGCTGTTCAGCCTGGTCAGCACGCCGCTGATGGCGAAGCTCTCCGACCGCTTCGGCCGGCGCAGCATCTACATCCTCGACGTCGCCCTGTTCGGCGCGGGCTCGCTGATGGTCGCGCTGGCGGACAGTTACGCGGTGCTGCTCGCCGGGCGCGCGGTGCAGGCGATCGGCGCAGGCGGCATCCTGCCGGTGGCCGCGGCGGTGATCGGCGACACCTTCCCCGTGGAAAAACGCGGCGGTGCGCTCGGCCTGATCGGCGCGGTGTTCGGCATGGCCTTCCTGATCGGGCCGATCCTCGCCGGGTTCATTCTCAAGTTCGCGAGCTGGCACTGGTTGTTCCTGATCAACCTGCCGATCGGGCTGCTGCTCATTCTCGCCGCCGCGCGCATGTTGCCGTCGACGCGGCCCGCGGAGCGCAAGCCGTTCGATCTCGCCGGAGTGCTGGTGCTATCGGTCCTGCTCAGTGCGCTCGCCTACGGCGTGACCGCGCTCGATCCCACGCGCCCGCTCCTCGGATTGATGGAGCCGGGCATCGGCGGCTACCTCCTCGTGGCCTTCGTGCTGGCCCCGGTGTTCTGGCGCCTGGAAAACAAGGCGGCCGATCCGGTCCTGCAGCCGCGGCTGTTCCGTTCGCGCCAGATGGTCATCGCGGGAATACTCGCCACCGGCACGGGCATGGCGGAGACCAGCGGCGTGTTCCTGCCGTCGATGGCGGTGACCGGGCTCGGCATGACTCCGTCGCAGGCGAGTTTCTGGATGATCCCCACCGTGATTGCGCTCATGATCGGCTCGCCGCTCGCCGGCCGGCTGCTCGATCGCATCGGCTCGAAGGTGATCGTGCAGGCCGGGTTGCTGCTGACCGCGATCGGCTTCTACCTGTTCGCCTACGTCGGCACCCACATGGTCTGGTTCGTGGTCGGGCAGCTGCTCTCGGGCCTGGGTCTCGCGGCGTTGCTCGGCGCCCCGCTGCGCTACGTCGTGTTGAGCGAGGCGCCGGTGGAGCAACGCGGCGCGGCGCAGGGCCTGCTCGTGGTCGTGCTGTCCATCGGGCAGTTGAGCGGCGCGGCGCTGGTCGGCGCGATCGCCTCGGCGGTCTCGGTGGACCGGCCGGAGGGCTTCCAGCAGGGCTTCCTCGTGATCGGCGTCGTCATGTCGTTGACGGTGCTGCTCGCCTTCGGGCTGAAAAACCGCGCCGCAGAGCGCGCCACCGCGAACGCGACGGCCGGCTGA
- the trmB gene encoding tRNA (guanosine(46)-N7)-methyltransferase TrmB — MASQRTVRSYVLRAGRITSAQRRALDELWPRFGVDWHPAPLDLDRIFGRRAPRVLEIGFGNGGTLVEMARTEPDTDFLGIEVHEPGVGHCLLQIERLGLGNVRLIRHDAVEVLREQIPAASLQAVLLLFPDPWPKKRHHKRRILTPEFAQLVAARLAPGGLFHVATDWAPYAEHIAAVMAAERAFTPQPPGQRAGGPTRFERRGEQLGHAIFESSWRRSTGHPA, encoded by the coding sequence ATGGCGAGCCAGCGCACGGTGCGCAGCTACGTGCTGCGCGCGGGCCGCATCACGAGCGCGCAACGGCGCGCGCTCGACGAACTGTGGCCGCGCTTCGGGGTCGATTGGCACCCGGCGCCGCTCGACCTCGACCGGATCTTCGGCCGCCGCGCGCCGCGCGTGCTCGAGATCGGCTTCGGCAACGGCGGGACATTGGTCGAGATGGCCCGGACCGAACCGGACACCGATTTCCTCGGCATCGAGGTACACGAACCCGGAGTCGGCCATTGCCTGCTGCAGATCGAACGGCTCGGTCTCGGCAATGTCCGCCTCATCCGTCATGACGCGGTGGAAGTGCTGCGCGAGCAGATCCCCGCCGCCAGCCTGCAGGCCGTGCTGTTGCTTTTCCCCGACCCCTGGCCAAAAAAGCGCCACCACAAGCGGCGTATCCTGACCCCGGAATTCGCGCAGCTCGTCGCTGCGCGCCTCGCGCCGGGTGGGCTCTTCCATGTCGCCACCGACTGGGCGCCCTACGCCGAGCACATCGCCGCGGTGATGGCCGCCGAGCGGGCGTTCACGCCACAGCCGCCGGGCCAGCGTGCCGGCGGACCGACCCGCTTCGAGCGGCGCGGCGAGCAGCTCGGGCACGCCATCTTCGAGAGCAGCTGGCGGCGCTCGACCGGGCATCCGGCCTGA
- a CDS encoding Rieske 2Fe-2S domain-containing protein, with amino-acid sequence MTDPWPERVACRLEQLPDPGVREFFVGEGDWPFRGIVVRRHGEVHAYANVCPHQRHPLNLAEDDFLVTFGGQGLALRCASHGALFVPETGLCVAGPCSGRALRPLECRVVGGEVLVRAPDQWAVNEAP; translated from the coding sequence GTGACCGACCCCTGGCCCGAGCGCGTCGCCTGCCGGCTCGAGCAGTTGCCCGACCCGGGCGTGCGGGAGTTCTTCGTGGGGGAGGGGGACTGGCCGTTTCGCGGCATCGTGGTCCGGCGCCACGGCGAGGTGCATGCCTACGCCAATGTCTGTCCGCACCAGCGCCATCCGCTCAATCTCGCCGAGGACGATTTCCTGGTGACGTTCGGCGGGCAGGGGCTCGCCCTGCGCTGTGCGTCGCATGGAGCGTTGTTCGTGCCGGAAACCGGCCTGTGCGTCGCCGGCCCCTGTTCCGGGCGTGCCCTGCGGCCGCTCGAGTGTCGCGTCGTCGGCGGCGAGGTGCTGGTGCGCGCGCCGGATCAATGGGCGGTGAACGAAGCGCCGTAG
- a CDS encoding MFS transporter, whose amino-acid sequence MTSATPEPAPRGLAALRVYLHRRVLAMLFLGFSAGLPLPLVFATLSAWLATAGISKASIGMFAWLGITYSLKFVWAPLVDRMPLPGLTAWLGRRRSWMLVAQLGVAAALLGLARLDPADGLAFIAWLSLAVAFCSATQDIAVDAWRIEAAEMRMQGAMAASYQFGYRLAMLAAGAGALFIADLVSWPAAYRSMAALMLVGVVTVLFIAEPDAQRPPPAAALAAPWPQRLAQWFSTAVIGPFADFFRRNGSWALVLLGFIACYRISDLILGVMANPFYLDVGFSLSQIAAIAKVFGFAMTIAGAALGGVAVARYGPVRPLVAGAILVATTNLLFAGLAFHGQPDPRFLAATISADNLAAGFAGTVFIAFLSSLTSIAYTATQYALFSALMMLLGNFVGGFSGRVVEATDWVTFFLYASAMGVPAILLSVVVARRARPA is encoded by the coding sequence ATGACATCAGCCACTCCTGAGCCGGCGCCCCGGGGGCTTGCGGCGCTGCGGGTGTACCTGCACCGGCGGGTGCTCGCGATGCTGTTCCTGGGCTTCTCCGCCGGGCTGCCGCTGCCGCTCGTGTTCGCCACGCTCAGCGCCTGGCTGGCGACTGCCGGCATCAGCAAGGCGAGCATCGGCATGTTCGCCTGGCTCGGGATTACCTATTCGCTGAAGTTCGTGTGGGCGCCGCTGGTGGATCGCATGCCCCTGCCCGGGCTGACTGCCTGGCTCGGCCGACGGCGCAGCTGGATGCTCGTCGCGCAGCTCGGCGTCGCCGCGGCGCTGCTCGGCCTCGCCCGGCTCGACCCCGCCGACGGCCTCGCGTTCATCGCGTGGTTGTCGCTCGCGGTGGCCTTCTGTTCGGCCACCCAGGATATCGCTGTCGATGCCTGGCGCATCGAGGCTGCCGAGATGCGCATGCAGGGCGCGATGGCGGCGAGCTACCAGTTCGGCTACCGGCTGGCGATGCTCGCGGCAGGCGCCGGCGCGCTGTTCATTGCCGACCTCGTCTCCTGGCCGGCGGCCTACCGGAGCATGGCCGCGCTGATGCTGGTCGGGGTCGTCACGGTACTGTTCATCGCCGAGCCCGATGCGCAGCGGCCGCCTCCTGCGGCAGCGCTCGCCGCGCCCTGGCCGCAGCGGCTCGCGCAATGGTTCTCCACGGCGGTCATCGGGCCCTTCGCGGATTTTTTCCGCCGCAACGGTTCCTGGGCGCTGGTGCTGCTCGGCTTCATCGCCTGTTACCGCATCAGCGACCTGATCCTCGGCGTGATGGCCAACCCGTTCTACCTCGACGTCGGCTTCTCGCTCTCGCAGATCGCCGCGATCGCCAAGGTCTTCGGCTTCGCGATGACGATCGCGGGTGCCGCGCTCGGGGGTGTGGCGGTGGCGCGTTACGGCCCCGTGCGACCGCTCGTGGCCGGCGCGATTCTCGTCGCCACCACCAACCTGCTGTTTGCCGGGCTGGCATTCCACGGGCAGCCGGACCCGCGCTTCCTGGCGGCGACGATCTCCGCCGATAACCTCGCAGCCGGCTTCGCCGGGACGGTGTTCATCGCGTTTCTCTCGAGCCTGACCAGCATCGCCTACACGGCGACGCAGTACGCGCTGTTCTCCGCGCTCATGATGTTGCTCGGCAACTTCGTCGGGGGCTTCTCCGGGCGCGTGGTCGAGGCGACCGACTGGGTGACGTTCTTCCTCTACGCCTCGGCGATGGGCGTGCCGGCGATTCTGCTGTCGGTGGTGGTGGCGAGGCGGGCGCGGCCGGCGTGA
- a CDS encoding exodeoxyribonuclease III: MRIITLNVNGIRSAARKGLFQWLPRQRADIVCLQEIKAGAEHLGAAPFTSKAFFSYYEPAVKKGYSGVAILAREHPDGLVRGFGTREFDFEGRYIEVRFGDLSVVSVYMPSGSAGEHRQASKFRFLEAFMKHLQKIRRDGRRYILCGDWNIAHREIDLKNWRSNQKNSGFLPEERAWLTRVFDEAGFVDAFRVVDPRPEQYTWWSNRGQAWAKNVGWRIDYQVVSAPLAGTVREAAIYKRKRFSDHAPLIMDYDISHS; encoded by the coding sequence ATGCGCATCATCACACTGAACGTCAACGGCATCCGCTCGGCGGCCCGCAAGGGCCTGTTCCAGTGGCTGCCGCGCCAGCGTGCCGACATCGTCTGCCTGCAGGAGATCAAGGCGGGCGCGGAGCATCTCGGCGCGGCGCCGTTCACCTCGAAGGCGTTTTTCTCCTACTACGAGCCGGCCGTGAAGAAGGGCTACAGCGGCGTGGCGATCCTCGCCCGCGAGCACCCCGACGGGCTGGTGCGTGGCTTCGGCACGCGGGAGTTCGACTTCGAGGGCCGCTACATCGAGGTGCGTTTCGGCGACCTCAGCGTCGTATCGGTCTACATGCCTTCCGGTTCCGCCGGCGAGCACCGCCAGGCGTCGAAGTTCCGCTTCCTGGAGGCGTTCATGAAGCACCTGCAGAAGATCCGCCGCGACGGGCGCCGCTACATCCTCTGTGGTGACTGGAACATCGCCCATCGGGAAATCGACCTGAAGAACTGGCGATCGAACCAGAAGAACTCGGGCTTCCTGCCGGAGGAGCGCGCATGGCTCACCCGCGTGTTCGACGAGGCGGGCTTCGTGGATGCCTTCCGCGTCGTGGACCCGCGGCCGGAGCAGTACACCTGGTGGTCCAATCGCGGCCAGGCCTGGGCGAAGAACGTCGGCTGGCGCATCGACTACCAGGTCGTTTCCGCGCCACTCGCCGGCACGGTGCGCGAGGCGGCGATCTACAAGCGCAAGCGCTTCTCCGATCACGCGCCTCTCATCATGGACTATGACATCAGCCACTCCTGA
- the pyrE gene encoding orotate phosphoribosyltransferase, producing MRAYKAEFIELALEIGALRFGQFKLKSGRISPYFFNSGLFNTGYAAAKLGRYYAAAAVASGIGFDMLFGPAYKGIPLVTLTAAALAEHQGVDVPFCFNRKEEKDHGEGGTIVGAAVHGRVLIVDDVITAGTAVRESVEIIRRAGAAVAGVLLALDRQEKGAGEISAVQEVQQTLQAPVASIIGLDDLVEHLDASTEFGQFLPLVRDYRQRYGVAGRGAATAT from the coding sequence ATGCGGGCATACAAGGCGGAATTCATCGAGCTCGCGCTCGAGATCGGCGCACTGCGCTTCGGCCAGTTCAAGCTCAAGTCCGGCCGCATCAGTCCGTACTTCTTCAACTCCGGCCTGTTCAATACCGGCTACGCGGCCGCGAAGCTCGGCCGTTACTACGCGGCTGCCGCGGTGGCCTCGGGCATCGGCTTCGACATGCTGTTCGGGCCCGCCTACAAGGGCATTCCGCTGGTGACCCTCACGGCAGCGGCGCTCGCCGAGCACCAGGGAGTCGATGTGCCGTTCTGCTTCAACCGCAAGGAAGAGAAGGACCACGGCGAGGGCGGCACGATCGTCGGCGCTGCCGTGCACGGGCGGGTGCTGATCGTCGACGACGTGATCACCGCAGGCACCGCCGTGCGCGAATCGGTGGAGATCATCCGCCGCGCCGGCGCCGCGGTCGCGGGCGTGCTGCTCGCCCTCGACCGCCAGGAGAAGGGCGCCGGGGAAATCTCCGCGGTGCAGGAGGTGCAGCAGACGCTCCAGGCGCCGGTGGCGAGCATCATCGGCCTCGACGACCTGGTCGAACACCTCGATGCAAGCACGGAGTTCGGGCAGTTCCTGCCGCTGGTGCGCGACTATCGCCAGCGCTACGGGGTGGCAGGCCGCGGTGCAGCGACGGCAACGTAA
- a CDS encoding DUF4124 domain-containing protein: MTTTSNRTMLVAATLALAGMVAGLPAVAESGKKTYRWVDKDGVVHFGDHVPSEYAASDRQVLNEYGVPIANQDIALTADEVAAKKAAAKRAEDERKQALLAARRDQVLLDTYLTVEEIEALRDRRLELIDTQIKVTENYLTGLREILSKLQQEASAFKPYSADPQAPPIDERLARELANTMDSIMLYEKNLTDTKTRKNDVVGRFAADIDRFRTLKAAAPAE; the protein is encoded by the coding sequence GTGACCACGACATCCAACAGGACGATGCTTGTTGCAGCGACGCTGGCGCTCGCCGGCATGGTGGCCGGCCTGCCCGCGGTCGCCGAGTCCGGCAAGAAGACCTATCGGTGGGTGGACAAGGACGGGGTCGTGCACTTCGGCGACCATGTTCCGTCCGAATACGCCGCGAGCGACCGGCAGGTGCTCAACGAGTATGGCGTGCCGATCGCCAACCAGGACATTGCGCTCACGGCGGACGAGGTCGCGGCCAAGAAGGCCGCCGCCAAGCGCGCCGAAGACGAGCGCAAGCAGGCGCTGCTCGCGGCACGGCGCGACCAGGTGCTGCTCGATACCTATCTCACGGTCGAGGAAATCGAGGCGTTGCGCGACCGGCGCCTGGAGCTGATCGACACGCAGATCAAGGTCACGGAGAACTACCTCACGGGCTTGCGCGAAATCCTGTCCAAGCTCCAGCAGGAAGCCTCGGCGTTCAAACCCTACAGCGCGGATCCGCAGGCTCCGCCGATCGACGAGCGCCTGGCGCGGGAACTCGCCAACACCATGGACTCGATCATGCTGTACGAGAAGAATCTCACCGACACGAAGACGCGCAAGAACGACGTGGTAGGGCGCTTTGCCGCCGACATCGACCGCTTTCGCACGCTGAAAGCCGCCGCACCGGCGGAGTAG
- the dut gene encoding dUTP diphosphatase — protein MSRRRIQLRVLDGRIGREFPLPACATDGSAGVDLRACIGENLLLKGGQTTLVPTGIAVHIADAGLAAVILPRSGLGHKNGIVLGNLVGLIDSDYQGQIMVSCWNRGTEAFIIEPGARLAQMVFVPVVQVDFEVVDEFVASERGAGGFGHTGHS, from the coding sequence GTGAGCCGGCGCAGAATCCAGCTGCGGGTGCTCGACGGGCGCATCGGCAGGGAGTTTCCGCTGCCCGCCTGCGCCACCGACGGTTCGGCGGGAGTCGACCTGCGCGCCTGCATCGGCGAGAACCTGCTGCTGAAGGGCGGCCAGACCACGCTGGTGCCGACCGGTATCGCCGTGCACATCGCCGATGCGGGGCTCGCGGCCGTGATCCTGCCGCGCTCGGGTCTCGGCCACAAGAACGGGATCGTGCTCGGCAACCTCGTCGGCCTGATTGATTCCGACTACCAGGGCCAGATCATGGTCTCGTGCTGGAATCGCGGCACGGAGGCATTCATCATCGAACCGGGCGCGCGGCTCGCGCAGATGGTTTTCGTCCCGGTGGTGCAGGTGGATTTCGAGGTGGTCGACGAGTTTGTCGCCAGCGAGCGTGGCGCCGGCGGCTTCGGCCACACGGGCCACAGCTGA
- the coaBC gene encoding bifunctional phosphopantothenoylcysteine decarboxylase/phosphopantothenate--cysteine ligase CoaBC: MSPLHGKKILLGVTGGVAAYKSPDLVRRLREQGAGVRVVMTASAARMVAPTVFQAVSGEAVRSDLWDESAEAAMGHIELARWADFVVVAPTTAHTMAALAAGFAGDLLQTLCLATRAPLLLAPAMNHAMWEHPATRANRSVLAGRGVRFIGPAEGAQACGETGPGRMAEPAEVVAALLGFAQAAAGALAGTRVLVTAGPTREPIDPVRFVSNRSSGKMGFAVASAAVEAGAQVTLIAGPVALATPPGVERIDVETAAQMHEATLARAAGVDIFIGAAAVSDYRPDPVPEQKIKKRSETLALHLVRCADVLAAVSALDRRPFTVGFAAETERLEAHALEKLQKKGLDMIIANLVGAGLGFDRDDNSAVVFWPGGQEDIAHTSKGEMARRIVALIATRFDTGRRAPTPIGRPRAGATRS; this comes from the coding sequence ATGAGCCCACTGCACGGCAAGAAAATCCTCCTCGGCGTCACCGGCGGCGTGGCTGCCTATAAGAGTCCCGACCTCGTGCGGCGGCTGCGCGAGCAGGGGGCGGGCGTGCGGGTGGTCATGACGGCCAGTGCCGCGCGCATGGTGGCGCCGACGGTGTTCCAGGCCGTGTCGGGCGAAGCGGTGCGCAGCGATCTCTGGGATGAGTCGGCCGAGGCTGCCATGGGCCATATCGAGCTGGCCCGCTGGGCGGACTTCGTGGTGGTCGCGCCGACGACCGCACACACCATGGCCGCGCTCGCAGCCGGCTTCGCTGGCGACCTGCTCCAGACGCTCTGCCTTGCGACCCGCGCGCCGCTGCTGCTGGCACCGGCCATGAACCATGCGATGTGGGAGCATCCGGCAACGCGCGCCAACCGCAGCGTGCTGGCAGGACGCGGCGTGCGCTTCATCGGTCCCGCCGAGGGCGCGCAGGCCTGTGGCGAGACCGGGCCCGGCCGCATGGCCGAGCCGGCCGAGGTGGTCGCGGCCCTGCTCGGGTTCGCGCAGGCCGCGGCCGGCGCACTCGCCGGGACGCGGGTGCTGGTGACCGCCGGGCCGACCCGCGAGCCGATCGACCCGGTGCGGTTCGTCAGTAATCGCAGCTCCGGAAAAATGGGTTTCGCGGTGGCGAGCGCCGCCGTGGAGGCCGGCGCGCAGGTGACCCTGATCGCGGGCCCGGTGGCGCTCGCGACGCCGCCCGGCGTCGAGCGCATCGACGTCGAGACCGCGGCGCAGATGCACGAAGCAACGCTCGCGCGCGCCGCCGGCGTCGACATTTTCATCGGCGCGGCCGCCGTGTCCGATTACCGGCCGGACCCGGTGCCCGAGCAGAAGATCAAGAAGCGCAGCGAGACGCTGGCCCTGCACCTGGTGCGCTGCGCCGATGTGCTGGCCGCGGTATCGGCGCTGGACCGGCGTCCGTTCACCGTGGGCTTTGCGGCGGAGACCGAGCGGCTGGAGGCGCACGCGCTCGAGAAGCTGCAGAAGAAAGGCCTCGACATGATCATCGCGAACCTCGTCGGCGCCGGGCTCGGGTTCGATCGCGACGACAACAGCGCGGTGGTGTTCTGGCCCGGCGGCCAGGAGGACATCGCCCACACCTCGAAGGGCGAGATGGCCCGCCGGATCGTGGCGCTGATCGCCACCCGTTTCGACACCGGCCGGCGCGCGCCGACGCCGATCGGCCGGCCGCGTGCCGGTGCCACGCGCTCGTGA
- the radC gene encoding DNA repair protein RadC — MGGDSIRDWPATERPRERLRHAGAGQLSDAELLALVLGRGVRGLSALALARALLGRFGGIRGVLNASLSELEDERGMGPGKAAALLAARECCCRYLQEKLAPGRAIRSPADSREFLIARLRDRPHEVFCCLFLDNRHRVLAFDELFQGTIDNTTVYPREVVRQALRRNAAAVILAHNHPSGVAEPSEADQLITRRIRGALELIDVRLLDHFIVGDGACTSLASRGLL, encoded by the coding sequence ATGGGCGGGGACTCGATCAGGGACTGGCCGGCCACCGAGCGGCCGCGCGAACGGCTGCGCCACGCCGGTGCCGGGCAGCTCTCGGACGCCGAGTTGCTGGCGCTGGTCCTCGGCCGCGGTGTGCGCGGGCTCTCGGCGCTCGCTCTCGCCCGCGCCCTGCTCGGGCGTTTTGGCGGCATCCGCGGGGTGCTCAACGCGAGCCTGTCCGAGCTCGAGGACGAGCGCGGCATGGGGCCCGGCAAGGCGGCCGCACTGCTGGCGGCCCGCGAATGCTGCTGCCGCTACCTGCAGGAAAAGCTGGCTCCGGGCCGCGCCATCCGCTCGCCCGCCGACAGCCGGGAGTTCCTGATCGCGCGGCTGCGCGATCGCCCGCACGAGGTGTTCTGCTGCCTGTTTCTCGACAACCGCCACCGCGTCCTCGCCTTCGACGAGCTGTTCCAGGGGACGATCGACAACACCACCGTGTACCCGCGCGAAGTGGTGCGCCAGGCACTCCGGCGCAACGCCGCGGCGGTGATCCTGGCGCACAACCACCCCTCGGGCGTCGCCGAACCCAGCGAAGCCGACCAGCTCATCACCCGGCGCATCCGCGGGGCGCTCGAGCTCATCGACGTGCGGCTGCTCGATCACTTCATCGTCGGCGACGGCGCCTGCACCTCGCTCGCCAGCCGCGGCCTGCTCTGA
- the rpmB gene encoding 50S ribosomal protein L28, whose product MSRVCQVTGKRPSYGNNVSHANNKTRRRWLPNLHTHRFWLESEKRFVRLRVSTRGLRTIDKLGIAKVVADLRARGEKV is encoded by the coding sequence ATGTCGCGCGTCTGCCAGGTGACCGGCAAGCGGCCGTCCTACGGGAACAACGTCTCGCACGCCAACAACAAGACCCGGCGGCGCTGGCTGCCAAACCTGCACACCCACCGTTTCTGGCTGGAGAGCGAGAAGCGCTTCGTGCGGCTGCGGGTGAGCACCCGCGGACTTCGCACCATCGACAAGCTCGGGATCGCCAAGGTCGTCGCCGACCTGCGTGCCCGCGGCGAGAAAGTCTGA
- the rpmG gene encoding 50S ribosomal protein L33 encodes MASKRDKIKLVSSANTGHYYTTTKNKRLHPDKMEVKKFDPVVRKHVAYKEAKIK; translated from the coding sequence ATGGCCAGCAAACGCGACAAGATCAAGCTCGTCTCTTCCGCCAATACGGGCCACTACTACACGACCACCAAGAACAAGCGCCTGCATCCCGACAAGATGGAGGTCAAGAAATTCGATCCGGTGGTCCGTAAGCACGTGGCTTACAAGGAAGCGAAGATCAAGTAA